A region of the Scatophagus argus isolate fScaArg1 chromosome 19, fScaArg1.pri, whole genome shotgun sequence genome:
TATCAAATGCCTGTTTCTTTTTGGCTAATTACTGACCTAAAGTCAAAGTGATAAGTTATTATACAGCCACAACTTCTTTAAAGTCAGCGGCTCAGAAAAGTTCCGGGGAAGTAtgcacaaatacatacatacaacgCCATGCGCAGTGTACCTGCCGTGTTCCCATTGTTCCACTCAAGATTAACTGTGACGAGGTGATATTGTAGAAAGAGCCAAAAGCGGAAGTGAGCAGTGACAGTTTTACTGGTAGTTTTATTCGTGCAGTATGTACAGACTCCATAGATGCAGAagtgagagcagctgctgtggaagAAGACCGTGACTGACTGTGGTCCTGCCATTTATAACCTATGGTGCAAGTTTTAGTTAGAGTGAAACGGAAATGAGTGGAAATAGGTGCAGCAAAACCGTGGTCGTTAGTAAGGAGGAGGTTCGGCGAATATGAGCAAACTGCTGGATCAGTAGAAATTTGGACACAGTAAGTTGATGACTCAGTGCAggaaatgtctctctctctctctctctctctctctctttctctccacccactcccactcccacactcactcacatacacacatctatGTGCAACAGCATTTTAACTCATCCCCTGCTGAGTGTAAACCTTCACTGCTGGCGCTTTGTGATGATGTTACCTTCTTTTCCCTTTAAGGTGGATGCTGGGGGCTTAAGTCCCCAGCCGGACACCCCTGACACCCCAGTTTCCCCCTACCTTTCGTCCCCCGATGAGGTAACCGCCACTTGAGGGGTGGTGGATGAGGCCAGTGGCATGAAACCAAGCTCTCCACCTTCACCCATTTTCTGCCCCAAGTCCCCTCCGCTCTTATTTGTCTTCTTTGGCAAATTCCCCCTCCTACTGCCTGCAGACAGCATGATCTCACCCTCCCCGTTAACCTTGCACGACAgtgcacacatactcacacatcACCAATCGACTCTCACACCCTTTATCTCGATTGTATGAATCAGCACCAGAGCGAAACTTTAAAAGCTTGAAGATCAGAGTCATTGATCTTCATATTTCACATCCAATCGACCAATCACACTGACAAATCATCATACCAGAACACAAACGTGTACACCAGATGATGACCAGGATTTCATAAATGGTCCTTAAATTGTTTCAGTGCCATTTTAACTGGCTGTTGTACAGAATGTTGTCTTTATATGTACAGTGAAGTTACTGGAAAAATGCTGTTGTTCCTCactgcctctctgtgtttattgtgtCTGGGTAATTGCAGCAGGTTTTTGTGATGCTATCTGTtcatttgcagtatttttctgtgtgtctatTTGCATCGTGCTACATTGAATATCCCTGCATCACTTGGGTTAACAATACGTTAACAGCAAACTACATAAGGGACACAGTATACACTCTATTGCATGCCCATGCACATAGGTtttcatatgtatgtatttctgcCTTGCAAGCATGGCatgtatttgcattttcagcCGCCTGCTGGTACTGTAAATAAAATAGTGTGTTTGAACTTGAGAATGgcagtgcttgtgtttgaatgtgGTCGTTCATCACTGTAAGCATATGTCTACTCTCAGATGTCCAGTATTTGGGTAGTTATTGCGTATGTTAAGCAGCATTTCCAAACAACACAGTCACAGTTGAGATGATCCGTGTCAACAGACTCCAGGTCTGCATCACATCTTTGATAAAGCATCACTCTTGACAGCTTCTCCTTTAACAGACTGTCCCCTCCGTCTCCACACTTCATGTGTCATTTCTCTGCTTCTTgccctcattttctctttctctctcttgtctccGCCAGGCTAGTAACGGTAATGATCCCTGGTCAGTGTGGAACGCAGAGAACTCGAGCGGcgcaaacaacaacaactgggCATCCAATCCAGAGGGCACCCAGACGGGGAGGAACGCTGCTGACCCCTGGGGCCAGGGCCACCCTCAGGCTTACCAGGGTCCAGGTAGGAAGACACTTTTCAGTTAACAAACCTGGTTGGTGTTGGACTCACTGTTGGAATGTGTCACTACAGTAAAAACACCTCTCATCTagtgctgtttttgttgagtTCCTGTAGTCAAACTTGCACTTCTCAGTACTGCTATTCAAATGTCAGGACAACTTAAATTAGGAAATAAAGAATATGCTGCATGTATGTcattgtattatatttatttgccgtaaaatatttaacattataATTTACTTGAGTCAGACATAATAATCTAGAAAATGGGGATTACAGAGACGCTACACCATAATGTCCTGATGTGGTTGGAGACATGGAGAGGTCACACGCTCTTTTTAGCTCTTGACATCATTATGTTGCTGAACAGTTGAGCCAGCTGTTTACacattgtttgctttttaagCTGTCATAGTGAGGACATGATAGAATATATGACCGCAGTGGATGGGGTTGTTCGGGAAAGCTCCATCCTGAGTATTGCTGATGAACCTTTTGGAGGTTGCGACCATCATTAAGCAAGCAACACAGACAGGTCATGTGAATGGCTTGTGAATTGTGTTGTACATAATTGTATAACATTCATAACAGCCTTGTCTGATGTGAGAGTCAGCTACCTGTTGCTACCTGTTTTGGATTCTCGATCAATGAATggtaaaatattaaatgtattgaCTTTGTGCTGTTCCTGAGAGGAATAAGAATATCTGCAACTATGATTAAGTTTGCTGGTCATAGGATATGagattatttaaatatttatggatttaaaaatgtgttcgACATCTAATCTTTTACTCTTTTCTCCCTTTAACCTTGGAAGAAGCATGTTATGTTCACACCCAGGATGTTTTTAAAACCCAATGattcacacagtgaaatataTGTCAAGTGGTCCTGGCAAATCATAAATAATAACAGCTTTCCTGAAGCACCAGGCCAGGTTTCCATCTTAGAGGAATACAAGAAAGAGTTTTCTTTATACTCAGGGTATAATactgtttcctctttttatttaaCCTGACAATAACTGAAGTACTTTGAGAAAATTCTCCAAACTCTCTGATCTGGTACTCCAGGTAGTTTGATCCAGTGTTTATTATTTGCAAATACTGTTTAACCCAAGTCTTTACAGATTTGGGGTGAATTAAACTCCCAGATGTGGTTCTGCTCGCTcgtctgtctctgcctctggCCAGTCCTCCACACAGATGCTCCAGCATGTGGACAGGACAATCAAGTCATGATTCTGTTTTTTGCCAGACTGGAAAATTTCACCTCACCCATGACTCAGATGGACAAATTGCTTGACCTGTTTTTCAAATTCACCAGTTACTATTGTAGAAACACAACAGGGGGAATAAATGTAAAGGGGAGGAATTAAcaagacttttcttttctttctctcttgtcaAAGACATCTTCCCGTATCCTTACCTTATCGATTACACAGGTATCCTGAGCATCGcctgatttctgtgtgtgcactggcAATACTCAGTACTCATCAAGACAGATTTCAGCAATTAGTTTTAGTGATGATGGTTGATTTACATTCTTTGAAGCATGCGTTTGAGGCATTCAGTTTGTATCTTGATATTAACACTATATGTGCACTTCATTGTGATGTGGGAAAGGGACAGTtgtgactgaactgaaatttAAGACAACTGTGACTGGATCATGTTGTACATCTGATGTAATGTGTTTGCGAAAACACTAACATTTATGAGACCTCAGTTGTATTTGGTAGCGTATAATGATGAGATTCAAAATGAGTTGAAGGCTCACAGCACTTCTGCCCTGCAAAAGACAAAGAGCTTTAACTAAAGATGGAAAGAGGCTGAGAAAATGTGGTTTTAGGTTTGCGGCTGGTTAGCCAAATATGGAATAAATACATCAATTATAAGTTTAATGTCTTTTTAGGCAGGTTATTTTACTCTCTAGCTTCAGACAGTGTTAATAGTGTTGGAAATACTTTCACACATTTTGAGGGAATAAGCTTACAGCTCTGCTAAGCTATGCTAGCAATCTTCTAGTCTGACTGTTGGTTTAGCTGTTGTTACATGTTGGTTTAGCTGTCCTCATGTTTGGATTGAGTGACTGTTTATTTCCAAACAGATTTTTGAGTAACAGGAAACAGGTAGAGAAGAGTACTTAGCTAAGACTAACAGGTTTGGAAATTTAACATGCTATTTACTCTACAACTGTTTCTATCATATAATAATAGcttgtttaataaaataaaatgtcagcaagTCAGATTCAGTTTTGACCAAACATGTAGTTATTCCGGCTTTGCAGAGCAGATGTAATGCAGCAACGATCCAGTGATTTCCCAacttgcctgtgtgtgtgtgtgtgtgtgtgtgtgtgtgtaaaaagtCCTCACAAGCTATGAACTAAACCTTATTTTGAGTGCACAGCTGTTAAGAAAATCATGCTATGCAAATGATCTATTATTTTTAGTGGCActtggagaaagagagaaatactTTTTATTTAGAACTAGTTTCAAattgtttgcttttgatttgtCTTAGTGGTACTTGCAGATGCAAATGTTGTTTGAAACTTTGAGCACTTTTAAACCAAACATCACAACAAGTGCAATATTTGCATGTCACTGAGTTAAGGAAGTCCAGTGTTTCTGGTGGCTTATGGGCAAGTTCTGCATCCCCTCAAGCTAGTGCAACTGCATCGCTTACCACTTGCAGCATCTCTTACGAATCAAATGTTTATAACACAGAGTCAGGCTAAGGAGAGTTTTTTTCTACTTATGAAATCAGAATAACCACTAAATTaagaaattaacattttgcGTTCatcatttgcagtattttttcattaatgGCCACTTTAAATATTAGTCAAGGTTAAGAATTGTTTAATAAACAGAACAGATAAAAATCCTTTCAGTGCTAGTGTTTGATTAATATAACAGAGCAGGAGCTTCTGTTTGCCTCAGTTAATCTTCTTCAGCATTTGTGAATTCTCACACAACACTTACAGTTTGCTTCTTGTACATTTATACGCTGCACAGTATGTTCTGGAAGAACCGAACACATActttttcgtttgtttttgtattttaaaacaaaaccgTGTGTGCATCTGGCCTCAGGAGCCGACGATGATGAGTGGGATGATGAGTGGGATGACGTGAAGTCCACTGCAGGCTATGCCGAGTCAGAATCTGGAGAAAGCGGAGcaatacagagaggaggagctCATGCAACTTCAATGAAAATCTCCCTGAACAAGTAAGCCTTAACAAGGTAGTGAGACACAAGGTTTTCACTTGTGGAGTTGTGttgaaagagaagcagcagaacaATGGCTACTTGGACAAGCACTGTAGATCAGTGTGTCTGAAGAAAAAGACTGCACAAATGATTTAGACTATTACAAATTattagtaattaattaattaagctGATCTGAGTTGACTGGTACTTCATCTGAACTGTGTTCATCCTGTTAGATTTTGGTTTACTGCTTTCATCCCTGTAACACCCAGGATTTCATGTAAAACAACATGTTCAATTCTGTATGTTTGGACCAAGCCACACTGGAAAGCTAATTACATTTAAGGTTATAACAACATCTTCTGTATGTAGTTATTTTTCTGCCTGAATCAACTGTGACATTCATTCCCTTCTTAAAGgcaccctgtggagtttttacatttggtgttactcacaaaaacacattgtgtgCCTCCTTAAGGTCCAACAAACTTGTTGAATGTCTTCCTTCGTTGTCCAGCATTTGTAAAGTCGTTTCCAAACCCATAAACGGCCAGTGTCACACAGTCACTGGGCATCTGTGGCCCTCATTTTTGCAGTGCGTGTCTTGCACCATTCGCATTAATCAACCCTTGTGGATTTTTTTGGCCAACTGAGCATGTTGAATCACAGAGAGAGCTTTTCAGCTAATGAGTCAGTGCATGAGAACATATATGGATGTGaggaaagcaagcaaacaacTAAAGTCAAGAGCACTGAGACTGAGCAACTGCTGCATGTCTTGGTGTATTACCCCCACCTGTAGTTCAATGTGAATAATGTAAAACCAGTGGTTGAAATGTTTAATGCCTCACATTAAAAGAAATGGCTCCTCAGCTCTACTGTAGATCAAAACTCCACAGGAAACCTTTATTGATTACGATAATGAAATCCTTTGCTTGTTGTGGTTGACATAATAGTGTCGAGTTGAGGGTAATTAGGGCCATCACTTTTcaatcttctctctctttttgaaCAGGTTTCCTGGCTTCTCCAAGTCTGGTCCAGAGCTCTACCTCCTATGCAAGCAGTTTGCCAAAGGCAAAGACAAGATATCGATCTATGTAGGTTTTCTCCAAATTAATTACAATATGCTGTATCAtaacacaaaaaagtaaaatgactgATGAGTGCATTTACAGGCAGATGCACTTTGCGTTGTCAGGAGGATTAGTACAGTATGTGATGTTATTCTTCCAGTAGTACACTGAACAGCGTTTGATATCATTTCCTCTTTTGCCAATGTGAAATGTTGGTATGCCATTAAAATATAGAGCCGCAGGTTTCAAAATCGTATGTTTTATGCTCAGATTGGAGAAGTTGGTCCAGTGTGGTCTTACCCAGAAACTCAGCTGGACTGTGTGGTGGCCGATCCCAAGAAAGGCTCAAAGATGTACGGCCTCAAGAGCTACATCGAGTACCAAATCACACCCAGTGTAAGTATCCAGTGGCCCTTTTGAGCTTTTAGTATGTTTAACTGGGGATTGAACTGATCTGGAATTTAGACACTGTCCAACACCAAACAACTGCAAGTACACCATCTAAAAATGTATTCCTTATCTGTTTTGCTGCTGAtttgaataaatgaactgaaggTGAGATCACATCTTTTACACATTATGCTCTTTTTCAGGCTCATATTTTTTGTACATTACATTGCATTACATTATTCCTTCTAAAATGTAGCTTGCAGACATTTTACATGCACAAAAAGCTTTATAACACACTAAAGGATCAGGAAAACAAATTATTCTATCTAATAATTATATCTAATACaaaaaaatggttaaaataatgatgaattgtttttctccagtttttgtattttttatattacttaCAGTGCAATAACTTCGCATTATTGGTTTGCAGACCACAAACCgaccagtcaatcacaggtaCAAGCACTTTGATTGGTTGTATGAGAGGCTGCTTGACAAATTTGGGTCAGCCATCCCCATCCCCTCTTTACCAGACAAGCAGGTCACAGGTAAGCTTGCGACTCTGAGTGACAAATGTCAGACACAAAAATGACGACATGTTGAATCTTATCTTTGTATCCTCCTGTCTGCTCCCTTTGCTCCAGGGCGATTTGAGGAGGAGTTTATTAAGATGCGTATGGAGCGGTTGCAGGGCTGGATGACCAGGATGTGTAGGCACCCGATTATTTCCAGCAGCGAAGTATTCCAGACTTTTCTCACTTACAAGGACGAGAAGGTGTGTTATTTTTcccctgctttttttttatcagattttgAAGGATCTCTGCTCTTGAGATCGTGTCACTGAACAACTGGGAGGAAaaattttcaattcatttttacagGACTGGAAGATGgggaagagaaaagcagagaaggaTGAGACGGTGGGAGTGATGATATTCTCCACGATAGAGCCTGAAGCACCAGACCTGGATCCCGTGGAAGTGTGAGTATAATTAAACTTTACACCCTAAACCACTGCGAATAGAAAAACCTGTCTTAAAATGCAGACTGCTGACTGCATGTTCACCTCTGTATTATGATTTGTTATATGACAGGGAACAGAAATGTGAGCAGTTCAGCAGGTTTACAAAAGCCATGGATGACGGAGTAAAGGAAATCCTCACAGTGGGCCACGAGCACTGGAAGAGGTGTACAGGCCGTACGTACACACTGCACTGAagctaaataaatgttttaccaCACACAGACCCCACCTTCACACTGTGCTGTAATTACTGTTTATATCAAAGCCTGCTTGGCTATGTTGAGTATTTTGTCAGCTCAAGAAAAATTCATTCACACactgttttgcatgtttcatttcttcctctccacAGCTTTACCAAAAGAGTACCAGAGAATCGGCAAAGCCTTCCAAaacctctcctctgtcttcacCAGCAGTGGATACCAAGGTACAGCACTGAACACAAATATGGCATCAAATGTTATTTTGAGTGACTTATAAAAAGGGCTGTAATCAACACACGGTGGTTGTTGTAATGGTTGTACATGCAGTTTACTGTGCAGCCGTTCTTTATGTGGAAATCTGTTTTGAAACAAACTGGCAAACTGTTAATAAACATGGAGATGACATATTTCAACCCCTTTCCTTTCTGTAGGCGAGTCAACCCTCACTGATGCCATGACAGCAGCAGGCAAAACGTATGAGGAGATAGCTCAGTTGGTGGCAGAGCAGGTAGGTACTGTGCCTGTTGTAACatactgcagtactgctgtCCTGGCAGGGGTGTGTGATATATTGCACTTGCTTTCCTTTTCAAACAAGGCACAACTTAAAAGCCTCTGATTTGCCACAGGTCTTTATTTTAGACCCGTGTATCAACCACATCGTTGTGCCTTCATTCTCTTAATGACCACAGTATCTCACAATGTCTATGGACATTTCCTGCTTAtagtcagtgtttacattctgCTTGTGCCGTTTTAATGACCCCCTGTAACTCAGCGTCCTGCTTGTGAAGTCTGTATCTGTAGAGGAAGAAGCCACAGGGAAATTAGTCTCTAGTGTTGACTTTTCTGTGTAGCCTGATCCGTGCTGTGtataataaaatcaaacataGGGCTTTTTTTGATGTCCCAGCAGCTTCCAGAGGGAGGATTCATCTGGTAAGCTTGTGCTCCTCCAGACACGTTCCCCCACAGTGCTCCTGTAGAATTGTTGGCTTTAGTTTAGCAATGCGTAGTAATGGTGAAAGCCTTTGAATGCACACGGTTTCATCTTATGTAGTCTATCTCTTGCATTAACCTGTGAACGATAGAACGACAGCGTCTTTGTTTAGTTAAGCTGTGGggttaaaattaaatttgagCAGTTACTCCTGTGATCTAATGTttccttttattctttcttaTCACTTTCAAATGTTCTTTCCTGTTTTGGATGAAGTTTGTTCCAATTTTAGGTTAAAATTATcctttttgtgtctgtctgcttcctTTACAGCCAAAGAAAGACCTCCACTTCCTCATGGAGACAAACAATGAATATAAGGGTCTCCTTGGATGCTTCCCGGACACCATCGGAGTCCATAAGGTACTTCAGGAAATAGTTCCTCAAAGGtttattaaaaagcaaatttaaaggCACGTTTCATTTATGTACTTGAAGTGGAGTTTCTTCAGGGGCGACTTGCTGTGCTTTGTATGCACCAGTTGGTACTTGGTTACCTTCTGCTGAAATGCAAATATCTGAACAAGGCATCAATTTCTACATTTTCCCTTGTGTGAGTGTCAAATAAATTGTTTCTGCAGGCAGCCATAGACAAGGTGAAGGAGGCCGACAAGCTGGTGGCCACCAGTAAAATTACCCCTCAAGATAAAGTCACCATGGCTAAACGAGTCAGCACCATGTCTTACACATTACAAGGTaacacactcattcacaaaCATGTAAGTGGTCGGGTTTATCATTTACGTGACATCTGAATCATattgttttccctctcttgtCTCCCGCAGCTGAGATGAACCACTTCCATAGCAATCGTATC
Encoded here:
- the snx9b gene encoding sorting nexin-9b isoform X2, encoding MAVKAKVLYDFTAEPGNNELTVKEGETVTITNQNIGGGWIEAQNSRGDIGLVPEDYIEVSKQFPSFPGTGVPAPTSSVGNEAYQDLSIFDAYAPQPTPAQNLASNGNDPWSVWNAENSSGANNNNWASNPEGTQTGRNAADPWGQGHPQAYQGPGADDDEWDDEWDDVKSTAGYAESESGESGAIQRGGAHATSMKISLNKFPGFSKSGPELYLLCKQFAKGKDKISIYIGEVGPVWSYPETQLDCVVADPKKGSKMYGLKSYIEYQITPSTTNRPVNHRYKHFDWLYERLLDKFGSAIPIPSLPDKQVTGRFEEEFIKMRMERLQGWMTRMCRHPIISSSEVFQTFLTYKDEKDWKMGKRKAEKDETVGVMIFSTIEPEAPDLDPVEVEQKCEQFSRFTKAMDDGVKEILTVGHEHWKRCTGPLPKEYQRIGKAFQNLSSVFTSSGYQGESTLTDAMTAAGKTYEEIAQLVAEQPKKDLHFLMETNNEYKGLLGCFPDTIGVHKAAIDKVKEADKLVATSKITPQDKVTMAKRVSTMSYTLQAEMNHFHSNRIYDYNRVMQLYLEEQIKFYETIAEKLRQAHSQFTTM
- the snx9b gene encoding sorting nexin-9b isoform X1 encodes the protein MAVKAKVLYDFTAEPGNNELTVKEGETVTITNQNIGGGWIEAQNSRGDIGLVPEDYIEVSKQFPSFPGTGVPAPTSSVGNEAYQDLSIFDAYAPQPTPAQNLVDAGGLSPQPDTPDTPVSPYLSSPDEASNGNDPWSVWNAENSSGANNNNWASNPEGTQTGRNAADPWGQGHPQAYQGPGADDDEWDDEWDDVKSTAGYAESESGESGAIQRGGAHATSMKISLNKFPGFSKSGPELYLLCKQFAKGKDKISIYIGEVGPVWSYPETQLDCVVADPKKGSKMYGLKSYIEYQITPSTTNRPVNHRYKHFDWLYERLLDKFGSAIPIPSLPDKQVTGRFEEEFIKMRMERLQGWMTRMCRHPIISSSEVFQTFLTYKDEKDWKMGKRKAEKDETVGVMIFSTIEPEAPDLDPVEVEQKCEQFSRFTKAMDDGVKEILTVGHEHWKRCTGPLPKEYQRIGKAFQNLSSVFTSSGYQGESTLTDAMTAAGKTYEEIAQLVAEQPKKDLHFLMETNNEYKGLLGCFPDTIGVHKAAIDKVKEADKLVATSKITPQDKVTMAKRVSTMSYTLQAEMNHFHSNRIYDYNRVMQLYLEEQIKFYETIAEKLRQAHSQFTTM